tgattagcgaatggttactgtagcatcactgtagcaaattatgaattaattaggctcattagattcgtctcgcgaaaaagcactcagctgtcaaaaaacatttataaacagattttatttaatactataaaatagtaagattctttttgatgtgatagagacttctgaaaaaagtttggaaCAGGCCTATAAGAGCTGTGCAATTGTGTAAAGCTCATTGATATTATCTCATATTCTCATGTACCATTGTACCTTACGTCTACAGTGTATTCGTTTTCttcgaaaacaaaaaaagaaagaaatgtaCAAGTATTATATCTTGGCGTGAATCCCTAGAAAGTAGAAACCTACTACATAATCATTGTGTTCGCAggcagttccagctccagcccaacagtattttcctctcacatcactccagccaccagctccaactggcccaacagtatttttctcaaaCATCATTCCAGCTCCGGCCCCCATTTCCAGACGAACGCAGTGAATATGGTTTGGTACGACCGTACGGGTACTGTATTTGCAGATCTGATGGATAGTTTCATAGAGAACGAATCATATTCTACTAGCTTGCAGTCATGCAGGCAGCCTTTGGACTCTTCCCTTCCCTCTCCACTTCAGCTGATGGTGCGTTCGCTACGCTAGGATCGCACTATGATGCTACGCCTCAGTAGGACAGTAGCGGCATGGACACTGTAGTCTGTAGCAACAATGGAGGGTAAAAAGGACAATCCCCTAGACCAGTAGGTAGGCAGTGTGTAAGACATAGCATGGGCCCAGAACAGGCGTGGGACCGTGCATTACTGCATTTATCATTTATTATATCAGTTGGTGCAGTAAAATCTGTTTCTCAGGTGATACTGAGACTGTATACAGTAGTATACCTTGTACAGTAGCAATTGTAAATAGCGTTAATACGCAGGTCTAGTCTATTGGTTTCACGTCAGTTGTATGCACTCCAGCAACATTTGTTCCCTTTTTTCATAAAATGAGcgattttgttttgaaaagaataaaaaaaaatcggAGACTAAAactgcactttaatattttgcaCCAGGCCTACTCCTTAAGTAACCTCAAACAAAGGCTAATGCCTAGGCCTACAGCCCTACACTAGTGGTTGGAGGTTCAGTTCATGTTGGGTAAATCAGAGCAGTTCCACATACAACATATAggcaattttgttttttttttatcccTAGCTGTCTAGCCCAATGTACACACCACAACTCACAAACAAGTAAACAACAGCGACATGTTCATTTCCGGGCAAAAAGACTAGTACCACATGAATGGCCTATGAGTGAGGAGTGAGAACTGAGTGCACTTGCTCAATCAACAAGTAACAGCTTTCAATCAACCAGAAATAGTCGAAGCAGGCTCCAAATCAGGGTCCATCTAGAACTCTTGCCCATCCTTTTCCTCTCCAGTTCTTCTGGTCACAGGTTAACATGGCCCAACCCCAACATACTTTTCAGATAACTAAAGGAAACCCCTCCAGGCTCCAGTGAAGTTGCGTCAGGAGCTGGACTCTCTGGTGCATGCAAGCAATGCCAACAGCCAACTGCAACATCACAATAAAAAGGAGTTGATAGAGATTCAACTTCCCCAGTAACCAGCTGGCATGTTGTGTTGGCATTGACAGGAATAGAAATAGTCTCGTCACGATCAACATAGAAAAGACAGACCTTTACAAGAGATCATTGCCAGTGCAGAGAGAAAATCAGCAATGAAGACAGGAGACACAATTCATATAATTAACATTTCTCCTTCCCTTTTCACTTAATATCTTGGTTGTTATGTACAAAGCCCACAATTGTAGCGGGGGTGGCATTACATTATCAGCaccgtttttttttcttctcttttcggGAGTTTGAATGAAATACTGCAATTAGTAGTGCTCTGCATGGTGCAGGAGACTGTTGGTGGGGTGGTTATGTACAATGTATCAATGCTCTTCCCTGAAGAATAGTAGCACCAGACTGTTGGTGACAATACTTTGAATTTCCCAAATCAGTTAACACATTCTTCATGCAAGTTCCCTCGCTAAACTTCATACAAGTATACACACAAATGAAGAAATCAGATTGAATAGGCTGAATCATTCCAATTAGCCAGAAGAACGTTCAGAGGCAGACAGTTTGATCTCTGACAACTTTTTACTGATCTCCAGCTCCTGTTGTGTTTTGAGATAACCCTGTGCTGTAGAAGTAACTATCTGGATAAGGAAGTTTATGGCCATGAGCCACACGGCAGTGTTCCAGATCAAAGCGAATGACAGATTCCACTTTCCCTAAACATGGATCAAACAATATTAAAATTTAGAAACAATTAGATAAGAACCAAGATGGAAATATGTTACTAAAATAGGCATAGTAAATCAGTGGAGCTTCAGTGTTAAATGCCTTATTATCAGTATTCAGTAATTCAGTATATATCTTTTTAGTACTGCTACACGTACAACCATTTGACTCTCAAGACCCAACTGTTAAAATCAACAAGATGGGAAGCTCTCATCAATGCATagaatttcctttttttttcttccttttttttccttttaaccACTATGAACCCCAGACCAGAATTGGCCCCCAGATCAAGAGCTTTGTTTTATAACCACTTATAGAACTTTCCATAGTGTAAGACTTACCATGCCCTGTACTTGCATGGCCAATGATAATTTTGAATACGACTACCACCACAACGACTATAGCCAGATCACTTTAAAGATTGGAACAAGTAAAGCTCGAGGCTACAGTAAATGTTGGATATCTATAACTACCAGAGTCGAGTGAAATTCATACCTTCACAGCAATAGAAGCTGATGCAGCAACATGAGCTGATAAGAACTTATCCTTGGTTGTCTTCAGCTTGGCAACTAAAGAGGGAAGGACGGATGCCACTCCAGGGACATAGCGAAATACACATGCAACCCATTTCTCCACCAAATCAAGAAGTTGGTTGTTGCAGAGAGTAATCACTGATGTCATCTACAAAAGTAATTTGTAAAATAGAGTGAGTTGGCTTAACAAGGATGAGATGAAATCTGTACGATACTATGATTACAAAACACAAAAGAATGCTATATATAATAATTGTACCAACAAATTTGACTAACCTGGATAGAAACTTTAATAATAGCCTTTCCAATCAAAGTTGCTAGAAAAAACTTCCAGAAAGGTACGCCAAGTTTTCCACACAGCATACCAGCAAAATCAAACAGAGGGTTTGGAAACTGACAGAAGAAAGAGTTATGGAAATTGCCCACATGTCATGTCTCACAAAAAAAGGAATAGTGTTTCAATACAGTAGAGAACTGCTGCAAAGATCATGCACCATAAATTTTAGAGGTTTCTCCACGTGTTATATTTAACAATAAGTCATGCTATGGATATATTTTGAAATGTACTATTTCTATAGCAATTACAGTCAAGTGTGAATATGAGTTTCTCAACAATTTTACATGGCCTTTTCATAACAGCCTAAATTGGCAAGGTGATGCAAGGCAAGTCAGcatctgggggggggggggggggggagcagcCTACTGAAATATGACCCCGAACAAACTTGAAATGTGAAGAGAAAGATACTAACTGAAGCAAGCAGCAAGATTTTACTGAAGCTAAGATGAGATAAGAGCCATCGCTTGGCCCGATGCGAAGTCAAGGATGGAAAACCTTCTGTAACGGGAGCATTGAAATCTTGTAACTCGTCTACTGTGCGGCCTGACATGGTAGCTGTGGTTCATTTATGTGAAAGGAATGAGCAACATAAAATAAGTTTAACAAAATCTGCTGACTGCATCATTCAATTTGATGGTTTCAAAAGAATGGCATAATCTTATAATCACAATGAGCCTAAATATAactttgtattatgaatggtaGTGGTCAACTTACAAGCCTGATAACCCTACTAACAAGAGAGTTTCAGAACTCTTTAGATAGATACAGGCTCATTAATCCTTTCATACTTATAAGCCCCATGAGCAGACTGGTTTCAACTTCTTAGTGGTAGGTGTCTTAACCTTTCCTATAAAGCTAATAAGATGGTAACCCTTATTCATCTATATTCATTGGAAGACTGAAGTCATCATAGTTTATTTCTACAAAACTAAAGACAAGAAAAGGGAAAGGCGTCTAATGGCAAATAATCCATTCTGTTGCATGCTACAATCTTATATTTGAATCTGTAGCTACAAAACTTCGCAGCAGAATATCAAAGAAGAAAACATAATTTTATTCTGTTACTCTGGAAGTAGATTCAAGCATGAGTATATATCAGTGAAAAATGGTATTATCGTgaaaagaggaaaaatagaaggATTGCATATTTTAACCAGACCTTGAAAACCGATGATTCAAAGTGGAAGAGGTGGATCAAGTAGACAGATAACAGACGATAAAGGTAATCAGTTTTTTTTCAAGGAAGTAATCAAGTAAGTTATGCTATGCTATAGTTGCTAAGTGGTAAGTGCAAAGCAGTATGGATGGAACCTGCTCTTGAGAGAAAATATGGAGGAAGCTCTCCAAGTGCAGTTCCAACGCCCCAAAGAACAGCTTCGAGATAAACTTTCTGCAGAATTTTGCTGAATGGAATTGTTTCCTGATATATAGGGGGTCCAAACTCGAGACAGTCTTTGTCCAACCATGATGGCATCCTTTTAAGGAGAATAGTGTCATAAGGAGCACTTTTTAAATCAACCCTGCCACACTGAACTGCTTTGATAGTAAATAGGGCAAGATGGGGAGCTAAATACAATACGAAAGTGTGCAAACCAGACCCTGCAAAATAATTACATGTAAGCTGAAATCCTTGTTTTATTTAAGTTTACTAATTAACTCCCCACACAATTTCACCAATCTGAAACTATTTTCAGTTACCAAATCCAATGGATGAAGCGACCCCTAGTATGATCCACCACAGTCCAAACCTGACATACCAAAGCAGCTCCTGTACATGCTGCATCAATGACAAGATACCATGTTAATCCAAGCTGCAAAAGAGACCATATATACTACTGCAATGGGAGATATTGGAAGCAAACTACCATTAATGTGAACAAGCTAAATCGATGGAGATGAAATTCTCTTGAATAGTATGCAAGCACGTTTGCTAAATGACAGTTAAGTCTCAGGAGAGccctaaatatatatataaacctaAAGAATAGACAATAGAATTTGGTTTATCATTCAGTTTCAAATATTTATCACAATCATATGGCATAACTTTCTGTTAGTTACGCTCACACCATACCGCAATCCATTGGCTAATATTTTAGCACCACTGTTCTAAATAATTTGAAAAACAGATGTTCTAATAACTTTGGAAGAAGACGATACCTTTGCATGCGGGCCATCAGTGAACAATAACAGACCCCAGGTAGCAACAATCGAAAGAATTACAATTTTCAACCAAGAACCTATCTTCAGAACAGATGACCATGCTCTTCCCGAACTCTGAGCAATGGCTAACAAAAAGAATGCTGATGTCTTAAATGGTTGGGACGTCATTGTTAGTCTCTCGAGGTCTGCACGATGTTTTCTCCGGAGCTCTGGAATATAAAGTGCATTGGTTAGATCATGGTCTAAACTGCAGTTTTATATCATCATTATTTGTTTGACAGAGTGTTTGGGAAATCTTTGGTTTCATCTCGTCCTATAGTGAGGTAGTATGGATATTCAAAAATACACTCCTAATTTGTTACCTTATTATACCACAGTTTCACTCATCAGAATTATCCATAACATAATTATTATACCACAGCCACACAcggaaactaaataaaaaaaattggcagCTACTTTCCACAAGAGAATTTCATAATCCACGATTTTGGGAAAGTAGCTGCCAATGGATTATGCATTGAAATCATAATCCAAAAGGACTAGGCAGTCGGAAGATAAAATGAAGAAAAACTAATAATCCTCTCGGAAGTCACCTGCCCCCAAAACGAACCAAAATCGAACAAAAACCTCAATTTAACATTCAAAAGCGCTATAAACGATGCAATGCTTGAACAAGAACAGTTCGCTAGACATAAGAACAGTTCTAATGCTTGTTTCAATCGCgagcagaaaaaaaaatccaacaaaagtttttttttctaaaatagaaGGGGGTTAGCGACTACGTATGGCTAATTCGCCACTTCTtagtaagtaaaaaaaaaacGCGAAAGGTTCCAACCTCCTTGGAAAACCTCAACGACACGCATTCGTAGCTCCACGGTAGCTAGAGCGCAAAAGCTATTTTCATTAAATTCCACACTACAGATGTCGAAATATGAACAAACCGGGAGGCGGGATGATATAtagaaggggaaaaaaaagaactaaACCAACCCTCTGCGAGAACAATGGGCCGACCAAACAACCCTTCCAAGGCGCGATCGACTCACTCACCGGATAAGCCATTGTCCTCGCCGGCTTCGATGGCGGGCCCCATCCCGCGGCGCGCGGCTCCGGGTTCCTCTATCTCCCTGTCCCCCATAGATCTGAGCAGCGCACTGTGGTTGTGTGAGCCCACCGCGCGGCCCGCAGCTGGTATATGAACCGCGGAAAAAGGGGGCGCGAGCTAGTTTGCTTCTTCCTGTTTGATGCAGGAACGCCTCTTCTCCCGGCGATGACGGAGAGCACGAGCTCGGCGAGTCGCGGGGCGCAAAGGAATCGCTCCTTTCGCCTGAAAaagatgagtttttttttcgcGAGCTGCGAAGGGGAGAACCGGAAAAGCTTGCGATAACAGCTTTCGGTTATTTATGTGGTTACGTGCCCGGGGTTTCTTGAGGGGGACGATCGCAAGTCGTAACCGATGAGGGGGGAAAACTGGCGTGGTTGTTGCTTGAGACTTGAGAGTTCTATAAACCGAATAGTATTCTGGCCCTTAACTTCTGGGGTAAAGTTATGAGCTATTACTACTTCTAACTTGTTACTTAAAAAAGTGCAAACTGGAAATGCACAACTGTTTGCCGATACCTGATTCAATATGTTTCCACTTCCAAAAGAAAATAAGGTGTCATTGCTAATTACCTGTTGATGCAGATGACTGGATCAGCATGACTTTGGAACAGCGATCAAATGATTTGGATTCTCTAAGATCTTGTTTGGATCCTATGATTAAAGTGTAATACTAGCTCATCCAAATTGAGGGCTGATGGATCGCTAAACTTTAGTGAAGCTCAAAAAGATATCTTAACTTTAGTTGGCAGAGAGAAGCTAATGAATTAGTATGGGAACCAGCTCTTTGAGAATCAAAATGTCCCCAGCTTATCCCCGCATTCAGACACAAGCATATCCCCTCGCGTGCAAAATAGTCTTATGCAGCCACTCAGTGGCCTTGGTTGGTTTCGGTTCTATGATTCTAGGACTAGGTTTGACTGCCCATTAACTCATGCGCTAGAAAATtccgacgaatctaatgagattttTGA
This portion of the Panicum virgatum strain AP13 chromosome 2N, P.virgatum_v5, whole genome shotgun sequence genome encodes:
- the LOC120661736 gene encoding vacuole membrane protein KMS1-like isoform X3 translates to MLIQSSASTELRRKHRADLERLTMTSQPFKTSAFFLLAIAQSSGRAWSSVLKIGSWLKIVILSIVATWGLLLFTDGPHAKHVQELLWYVRFGLWWIILGVASSIGFGSGLHTFVLYLAPHLALFTIKAVQCGRVDLKSAPYDTILLKRMPSWLDKDCLEFGPPIYQETIPFSKILQKVYLEAVLWGVGTALGELPPYFLSRAATMSGRTVDELQDFNAPVTEGFPSLTSHRAKRWLLSHLSFSKILLLASFPNPLFDFAGMLCGKLGVPFWKFFLATLIGKAIIKVSIQMTSVITLCNNQLLDLVEKWVACVFRYVPGVASVLPSLVAKLKTTKDKFLSAHVAASASIAVKGKWNLSFALIWNTAVWLMAINFLIQIVTSTAQGYLKTQQELEISKKLSEIKLSASERSSG
- the LOC120661736 gene encoding vacuole membrane protein KMS1-like isoform X1; translated protein: MGDREIEEPGAARRGMGPAIEAGEDNGLSELRRKHRADLERLTMTSQPFKTSAFFLLAIAQSSGRAWSSVLKIGSWLKIVILSIVATWGLLLFTDGPHAKHVQELLWYVRFGLWWIILGVASSIGFGSGLHTFVLYLAPHLALFTIKAVQCGRVDLKSAPYDTILLKRMPSWLDKDCLEFGPPIYQETIPFSKILQKVYLEAVLWGVGTALGELPPYFLSRAATMSGRTVDELQDFNAPVTEGFPSLTSHRAKRWLLSHLSFSKILLLASFPNPLFDFAGMLCGKLGVPFWKFFLATLIGKAIIKVSIQMTSVITLCNNQLLDLVEKWVACVFRYVPGVASVLPSLVAKLKTTKDKFLSAHVAASASIAVKGKWNLSFALIWNTAVWLMAINFLIQIVTSTAQGYLKTQQELEISKKLSEIKLSASERSSG
- the LOC120661736 gene encoding vacuole membrane protein KMS1-like isoform X2, whose translation is MGDREIEEPGAARRGMGPAIEAGEDNGLSELRRKHRADLERLTMTSQPFKTSAFFLLAIAQSSGRAWSSVLKIGSWLKIVILSIVATWGLLLFTDGPHAKHVQELLWYVRFGLWWIILGVASSIGFGSGLHTFVLYLAPHLALFTIKAVQCGRVDLKSAPYDTILLKRMPSWLDKDCLEFGPPIYQETIPFSKILQKVYLEAVLWGVGTALGELPPYFLSRAGRTVDELQDFNAPVTEGFPSLTSHRAKRWLLSHLSFSKILLLASFPNPLFDFAGMLCGKLGVPFWKFFLATLIGKAIIKVSIQMTSVITLCNNQLLDLVEKWVACVFRYVPGVASVLPSLVAKLKTTKDKFLSAHVAASASIAVKGKWNLSFALIWNTAVWLMAINFLIQIVTSTAQGYLKTQQELEISKKLSEIKLSASERSSG